One part of the Phragmites australis chromosome 3, lpPhrAust1.1, whole genome shotgun sequence genome encodes these proteins:
- the LOC133913293 gene encoding protein LIFEGUARD 2-like: MYLRPPPKGPEWYAGDAEAGQAARPLYPMMLEDPRLRWAFIRKVYSILSIQMLLTVAVAAVVVYVRPIALFFVSTPGGFGLYIFIIILPFIVLCPLYYYYQHHPVNLLLLGLFTVAISFAVGLTCAFTKGEVILESAILTSVVVLSLTAYTFWAAKRGHDFSFLGPFLFAAVMILMVFALIQLFFPLGRISLMIYGGLAALVFCGYIIYDTDNLIKRYSYDEYVWAAVALYLDVINLFLSLLTLFRAADS, from the exons ATGTACTTACGGCCACCGCCCAAGGGGCCCGAGTGGTACGCGGGGGATGCGGAGGCGGGGCAGGCGGCGCGGCCGCTGTACCCGATGATGCTGGAGGACCCGCGGCTGCGGTGGGCATTCATCCGGAAGGTGTACAGCATCCTCTCCATCCAGATGCTGCTCACCGTCGCCGTGGCAGCCGTCGTCGTCTACGTCCGCCCCATCGCGCTCTTCTTCGTCTCCACGCCCGGGGGGTTCGGGCtctacatcttcatcatcatcctcccGTTCATCG TGCTGTGTCCTCTGTACTACTACTACCAGCATCACCCGGTGAACCTGCTGCTTCTCGGCCTCTTCACCGTCGCCATCAGCTTCGCCGTGGGCCTCACCTGCGCCTTCACCAAAG GTGAGGTGATCCTGGAGTCGGCGATCTTGACGTCGGTGGTGGTGCTGAGCCTGACGGCGTACACGTTCTGGGCGGCGAAGCGCGGGCATGACTTCAGCTTCCTGGGCCCGTTCCTGTTCGCGGCCGTCATGATCCTCATGGTGTTCGCGCTCATCCAGCTCTTCTTCCCGTTGGGCCGCATCTCGCTGATGATCTACGGCGGGCTGGCGGCGCTGGTGTTCTGCGGGTACATCATCTACGACACCGACAACCTCATCAAGCGCTACTCGTACGACGAGTACGTCTGGGCTGCCGTCGCGCTCTACCTCGACGTCATCAaccttttcctctccctcctcaCGCTCTTCCGTGCGGCCGATTCGTGA
- the LOC133910763 gene encoding serine/threonine-protein kinase STY13-like yields the protein MDSITSPTRGRNPSFGGGSAGADDADVFVRAGAGNEMYVRADKIDLKNLDVQLDRTRSKVWLENQRSASPRPRPLLEWEVDLAKLDIQNQIAHGTFGVVYRGTYDGHDVAVKVLDWGQEGHDTTAKHREAFEKEVAVWQKLDHPNVTKFVGASMGTSQLKIPKKGSSSGGRAVPNECCVVVVEFQHGGTLKTLLYNHRDKKLPYKKVVQLALDLARGLSYLHSKKIVHRDVKAENMLLDRKRTLKIADFGVARVEAGSEMTGQTGTLGYMAPEVLEGRSYDHKCDVYSFGILLWETYCCAMAYPNYSLADISYHVVKLGIRPDIPRCCPRALADIMTRCWDGNPDSRPEMSEVVSLLERIDTASGKGGMTPVDEVAQGCSCFGFPRSA from the exons ATGGACTCCATCACGAGCCCCACCCGCGgccgcaacccaagcttcggcggcggcagcgccggcgccgacgacgCTGATGTGTTCGTGAGGGCGGGGGCGGGCAACGAGATGTACGTGCGGGCGGACAAGATCGACCTGAAGAACCTGGACGTGCAGCTGGACAGGACGCGGTCCAAGGTGTGGCTGGAGAACCAGCGGAGCGcgtcgccgcggccgcggccgctgcTCGAGTGGGAGGTCGACCTCGCCAAGCTCGACATCCAGAACCAGATCGCGCACGGCACGTTCGGCGTCGTCTACCGCGGCACCTACGACGGCCACGACGTCGCCG TGAAGGTGCTGGACTGGGGGCAGGAGGGCCATGACACGACGGCGAAGCACCGCGAGGCCTTCGAGAAGGAGGTCGCCGTCTGGCAGAAGCTTGACCATCCCAATGTCACGAAG TTCGTGGGCGCGTCCATGGGGACGTCGCAGCTGAAGATCCCCAAGAAGGGCTCGTCCTCTGGCGGCCGCGCCGTGCCGAACGAGTGctgcgtcgtcgtcgtcgagtTCCAGCACGGCGGCACGCTGAAGACGCTGCTGTACAACCACCGCGACAAGAAGCTGCCGTACAAGAAGGTCGTCCAGCTCGCCCTCGACCTCGCTAGAGG GCTGAGCTACCTGCACTCGAAGAAGATCGTGCACCGCGACGTGAAGGCGGAGAACATGCTGCTGGACCGGAAGCGGACGCTGAAGATCGCCGACTTCGGGGTGGCGCGCGTGGAGGCGGGGAGCGAGATGACGGGGCAGACGGGCACGCTGGGCTACATGGCGCCGGAGGTGCTGGAGGGCCGGTCGTACGACCACAAGTGCGACGTCTACAGCTTCGGCATCCTGCTGTGGGAGACCTACTGCTGCGCCATGGCGTACCCCAACTACAGCCTCGCCGACATTTCCTACCACGTCGTCAAGCTG GGGATCCGGCCGGACATCCCGCGGTGCTGCCCTCGGGCGCTGGCGGACATCATGACGCGGTGCTGGGACGGGAACCCGGACAGCCGGCCGGAGATGTCGGAGGTGGTGTCGCTGCTGGAGAGGATCGACACCGCCAGCGGCAAGGGCGGCATGACGCCCGTCGACGAAGTCGCGCAGGGCTGCTCCTGCTTCGGCTTCCCCCGTAGCGCCTAG